Proteins encoded in a region of the Anopheles aquasalis chromosome 2, idAnoAquaMG_Q_19, whole genome shotgun sequence genome:
- the LOC126581281 gene encoding proliferating cell nuclear antigen: protein MFEARLNTSTVLKKVLDAIKDLLNEATFDCSDSGIQLQAMDNSHVSLVSLSLRSDGFDKYRCDRNLSMGMNLTNMAKIMKCANNDDTITMKAQDNADTVTFMFESHNQEKMSDYEMKLMNLDQEHLGIPETDYACVVRMPSMEFARICRDLSQFGESVVISCTKEGIKFSATGDAGSANIKLTQTSSVEKEEEAVVIEMQEPVTLTFACRYLNSFTKATPLCQQVQLSMSADVPLVVEYRIPDLGHIRYYLAPKIEDDEN from the exons ATGTTCGAGGCTCGTCTCAACACAAGCACAGTGCTGAAGAAGGTGCTGGATGCCATCAAAGATCTTCTCAACGAGGCCACTTTCGACTGTAGCGATTCTGGCATTCAGCTGCAGGCGATGGACAACTCGCATGTATCGCTGGTTTCGCTATCGTTACGCTCCGACGGATTCGACAAGTACCGTTGCGATCGTAACCTGTCCATGGGTATGAATTTGACCAACATGGCCAAAATAATGAAGTgcgccaacaacgacgataCCATCACGATGAAGGCGCAGGATAACGCTGATACTGTTACGTTCATGTTTGAATCGCATAACCAAGAGAAAATGTCGGATTACGAGATGAAATTGATGAACCTGGACCAGGAGCATCTTGGCATTCCGGAGACGGACTATGCGTGTGTGGTCCGGATGCCTTCAATGGAATTCGCACGCATCTGCCGCGATCTCTCGCAGTTTGGCGAGTCCGTCGTTATCTCATGCACCAAGGAAG GAATCAAATTCTCCGCTACCGGGGACGCTGGATCAGCCAATATTAAGCTAACACAAACATCGTCGgttgagaaggaagaagaagccgtAGTTATTGAAATGCAAGAACCAGTGACTCTCACCTTTGCCTGTCGCTACTTGAACTCATTTACCAAGGCTACACCACTCTGTCAGCAGGTACAGCTGTCCATGTCCGCCGATGTGCCGCTCGTGGTCGAATATCGCATCCCAGACTTGGGTCATATTCGTTACTATCTCGCCCCCAAAATTGAAGACGATGAAAATTAA